One part of the Solanum dulcamara chromosome 8, daSolDulc1.2, whole genome shotgun sequence genome encodes these proteins:
- the LOC129900303 gene encoding uncharacterized protein At4g22758-like: MRFQPRLAEARTNSKVLSKTSDKIETIQRKLGQSVQKRGARVDVPAGIVTTTSQEKQQKLTKLLMKVNIQNSVGPVHVVMSPENTVGKLIKAAIEIYVKEKRRPLLPSSDFRCYELHYSQFSLEILKAEQKLLNLESRSFFLCPKPNCRINLSLKNKAKSTEKLPFILAKFMDLLIQIVINLSSFWPKCHPQ; the protein is encoded by the exons ATGAGGTTTCAGCCGAGACTCGCTGAAGCACGTACAAATTCGAAAGTCCTTTCGAAAACATCTGATAAAATTGAAACGATACAGAGAAAATTAGGGCAATCAGTGCAGAAGCGCGGTGCCAGAGTAGATGTTCCAGCTGGAATTGTGACGACAACCAGTCAAGAGAAGCAACAGAAGCTGACGAAGTTGTTGATGAAAGTGAATATACAGAACAGTGTGGGGCCGGTTCATGTTGTAATGTCGCCGGAAAACACCGTTGGGAAGTTGATAAAGGCTGCGATTGAGATTTACGTGAAGGAGAAGCGGCGGCCGTTGTTGCCTAGTAGCGATTTTCGGTGTTACGAGCTTCATTACTCCCAATTTAGTTTGGAGA TCTTGAAGGCAGAACAAAAGTTGCTGAATTTGGAGTCTCGAAGTTTCTTTCTATGTCCAAAACCAAACTGTCGTATTAATCTATCTTTGAAGAACAAAGCAAAGTCCACTGAGAAACTTCCATTTATCTTGGCAAAGTTCATGGATCTCTTAATACAAATCGTCATAAATCTAAGTAGTTTTTGGCCAAAATGTCATCCCCAATGA